The following coding sequences are from one Haliotis asinina isolate JCU_RB_2024 chromosome 3, JCU_Hal_asi_v2, whole genome shotgun sequence window:
- the LOC137277948 gene encoding UNC5C-like protein, translating to MKTLVETDDSKESVKPEPGMLDGPGEKIPSDDDEDQQALQISIAVLAVIVVVFVIWWIRRCCKKRLSTPTPVPAIYDPYNLPTLETASPWGPSIRDHTRFYGGVQRINPLAVGYGSSAYACHLQHGDHPPGMSDTVAGAEGRRGFEVQGEADARYDSGYPVSEQNADHDSLQIDPLLFEAGIQDLFIVTERSIMKTVAGKLVVMVAHLVDHRGDVLILDNMGISLRIPPGAIPRGQKQVMTLVLSWDLGDSPEMEPYQALVSPVVYCGPHGLKLNEQCILSYRHCAYDPASIKIMVSETELTHQKEWSVLCEAKEEAGKCVVTQEECQVKLDHFSLLSSIQCRPDSAFSKKWIQIAVFSSSLQPDVDHYQIRVYFLNKTPCALEWAINNESQFGSRKCCPEKVFLYNGNAEDMLLSIAYLSDRWACIDGCETQRVPFLNIWHGKCPHLSMCFKRVGDYSLRAEEINIHLLAYQDGRDNESERLIIHMTEIHHGLPEPGLKNVTIRIPGSNPRSPGASMVQVSRKNHDGTSVDVRIDNPEPNFSLDEVQASMAQRNVFFPDDLKRDLMILLDPRCPLGNDWRALASKLSLDQVITFLESIRTSQTLALLQHMEQKGACMVYLQQLLTDIGRLDASNLVAEYINNTGRRHHPDTVPKIPVESEVVT from the coding sequence ACCAGAACCTGGAATGCTTGATGGACCGGGTGAAAAAATCCCATCTGACGATGACGAAGACCAGCAAGCCCTACAGATTTCCATTGCCGTATTGGCTGTCATCGTTGTAGTCTTCGTGATCTGGTGGATCAGACGGTGTTGTAAGAAACGCCTCAGCACACCAACACCTGTCCCAGCTATATATGATCCTTACAATCTACCCACCCTAGAAACAGCTTCTCCCTGGGGTCCCTCAATCAGAGACCATACTAGGTTCTATGGAGGTGTTCAACGAATTAATCCCCTTGCTGTTGGTTACGGATCTAGTGCTTATGCTTGTCACCTCCAACATGGAGATCATCCTCCCGGAATGTCTGATACAGTTGCTGGTGCTGAAGGCAGACGTGGTTTCGAAGTTCAAGGCGAGGCCGATGCAAGATATGACAGTGGATATCCAGTAAGTGAACAGAACGCAGATCATGATTCTCTTCAAATCGATCCACTACTGTTTGAAGCTGGAATACAAGATCTGTTCATTGTAACAGAAAGAAGTATCATGAAAACTGTGGCTGGTAAGTTGGTGGTAATGGTAGCCCACTTGGTGGACCACAGAGGGGATGTTCTTATTCTCGAcaatatgggtatatctctACGTATTCCTCCCGGTGCCATCCCCAGAGGTCAAAAGCAGGTGATGACTCTTGTCCTTAGTTGGGACTTGGGAGACAGTCCTGAAATGGAACCATATCAAGCTCTTGTTAGTCCTGTCGTGTATTGCGGGCCTCATGGTCTAAAACTAAATGAGCAATGCATCCTATCGTACAGGCACTGTGCATATGATCCGGCAAGCATCAAAATTATGGTGAGTGAAACCGAGCTGACGCATCAGAAGGAATGGAGTGTTTTATGTGAGGCTAAGGAAGAGGCTGGCAAATGTGTGGTGACTCAAGAAGAGTGTCAGGTGAAGCTGGACCACTTCAGTCTGCTGAGCAGCATACAGTGTCGTCCTGACTCAGCCTTTAGTAAGAAATGGATCCAGATAGCTGTGTTCAGCAGTTCACTGCAACCGGACGTTGACCATTACCAGATCAGGGTGTATTTTCTGAACAAAACACCATGTGCATTGGAGTGGGCAATCAATAATGAGTCTCAGTTTGGTAGTAGAAAGTGTTGTCCTGAGAAAGTGTTCCTTTACAACGGTAATGCTGAGGATATGTTACTGTCCATTGCCTACTTATCTGACAGATGGGCATGCATTGACGGATGTGAGACCCAGAGGGTCCCATTTTTGAACATTTGGCATGGGAAGTGCCCTCACCTATCTATGTGTTTTAAAAGAGTTGGCGACTACAGCCTGAGAGCTGAAGAAATCAACATCCACCTGCTCGCATACCAGGATGGGCGCGACAACGAAAGCGAGAGGTTAATCATCCACATGACCGAAATCCATCATGGATTACCCGAACCTGGTCTCAAAAACGTCACAATACGAATCCCTGGATCCAATCCGCGAAGTCCCGGAGCATCGATGGTACAGGTGAGTAGAAAAAATCACGACGGAACTTCCGTTGATGTCAGGATCGACAACCCAGAACCAAACTTCAGTTTGGACGAAGTACAGGCTTCTATGGCTCAGAGGAACGTCTTTTTCCCTGATGACCTGAAACGAGACTTAATGATACTTCTTGACCCACGCTGTCCGTTAGGCAACGACTGGAGGGCTTTAGCATCGAAGCTTTCCCTGGACCAAGTCATCACATTTCTTGAGTCAATAAGGACAAGTCAAACACTAGCTCTCCTCCAGCATATGGAGCAGAAGGGGGCTTGCATGGTATACCTACAACAGTTGCTGACAGATATAGGGAGGCTGGACGCATCGAATCTGGTGGCAGAGTACATAAATAACACGGGAAGACGGCACCACCCTGACACAGTTCCTAAGATCCCTGTGGAATCGGAGGTCGTGACGTGA